The proteins below are encoded in one region of Halogranum gelatinilyticum:
- a CDS encoding acyl-CoA thioesterase, whose translation MSEFNHEVDITVRYRDLDPWGHVNNAVYVTYLEHARVDYLDAVLDVELEDIDVVVANLEIDYEQSITIDDDVTVAMGVSNLGTSSYTMTYEVRVGDDVAATAETTQVVMDRETGRPTPMDDAHRETLAAFEGLD comes from the coding sequence ATGAGCGAGTTCAACCACGAGGTGGACATCACCGTCCGCTATCGCGACCTCGACCCGTGGGGCCACGTCAACAACGCCGTCTACGTCACCTATCTCGAACACGCCCGCGTCGACTACCTCGACGCCGTCCTCGACGTCGAACTCGAAGACATCGACGTCGTCGTCGCGAATCTGGAAATCGACTACGAGCAGTCGATCACCATCGACGACGACGTGACTGTCGCGATGGGTGTCTCGAACCTCGGTACGTCGAGTTACACGATGACCTACGAGGTCCGCGTCGGCGACGACGTGGCCGCGACCGCCGAGACGACGCAGGTCGTCATGGACCGCGAGACGGGCCGCCCGACGCCGATGGACGACGCCCACCGCGAGACCCTCGCCGCGTTCGAAGGTCTCGACTGA
- the queC gene encoding 7-cyano-7-deazaguanine synthase QueC: protein MTDTTNTTDETAQKRAVVLLSGGMDSATAAYEAKANGYDIYALHTSYGQKTEAKELACAEKLADDLGAKDFLHIETSHLSAIGASSLTDDEMAVEDADLESDEVPTSYVPFRNANLLSMAVSYAEANDCDAVFIGAHSEDYSGYPDCRPEFFEAFEAMVDVGTKPETSISLEVPFVHDSKTEIARHGVDLGVPFEHTWSCYRAEEPACGTCDSCAFRLQAFQNIGVRDPIAYEERPQYVDAE from the coding sequence ATGACCGACACGACCAACACGACCGACGAGACCGCACAGAAACGCGCCGTCGTCCTTCTCTCGGGCGGTATGGACAGTGCCACCGCCGCCTACGAGGCCAAGGCGAACGGCTACGACATCTACGCGCTGCACACCTCCTACGGCCAGAAGACCGAGGCCAAGGAACTCGCCTGCGCCGAGAAACTCGCCGACGACCTCGGCGCGAAGGACTTCCTCCACATCGAGACGAGCCATCTCTCGGCTATCGGAGCATCGAGCCTCACCGATGACGAGATGGCCGTCGAGGACGCCGACTTGGAGAGCGACGAGGTGCCCACCTCCTACGTCCCGTTCCGCAACGCCAACCTGCTCTCGATGGCCGTCTCCTACGCCGAGGCCAACGACTGCGACGCCGTCTTTATCGGCGCGCACAGCGAGGACTACTCGGGCTATCCGGACTGCCGCCCCGAGTTCTTCGAGGCCTTCGAGGCGATGGTCGACGTCGGCACGAAGCCCGAGACGAGCATCTCACTGGAAGTGCCATTCGTCCACGACTCGAAGACCGAAATCGCGCGACATGGCGTCGACCTCGGCGTCCCCTTCGAGCACACGTGGTCCTGCTACCGCGCCGAGGAGCCAGCGTGCGGCACCTGCGATTCCTGTGCCTTCCGCCTGCAGGCGTTCCAGAATATCGGCGTCCGCGATCCCATCGCCTACGAGGAACGGCCGCAGTACGTCGACGCCGAGTAA
- a CDS encoding 7-carboxy-7-deazaguanine synthase QueE, which translates to MPVTSSVDRPDSAPEGDALPINELFVSLQGEGTLAGVPSVFVRTSGCNLRCWFCDSYHTSWEPTHAWMTLDEIVAEIGSFDADHVVLTGGEPLVHDSAQKLLRQLDALGYHTTVETNGTVVPDAETPLDLASVSPKLASSTPTVEKDPKGEGEWADRHEERRIDIDALATLAERYDRQFKFVVTGPDDMDEIESVLADVRAAAHVEIPDTDVLLMPEGQTRERLAETRTVVAELALEHGYRYTPRLHVDLWNDAPET; encoded by the coding sequence ATGCCCGTCACCTCCTCCGTCGACCGACCCGACAGTGCCCCCGAGGGCGACGCCCTCCCCATCAACGAGCTGTTCGTCTCGTTGCAGGGCGAGGGAACCTTGGCCGGTGTCCCGAGCGTCTTCGTCCGTACCAGCGGCTGCAACCTCAGATGCTGGTTCTGCGACTCCTATCACACCTCCTGGGAGCCGACGCACGCCTGGATGACCCTCGACGAGATCGTCGCGGAAATCGGTTCCTTCGACGCCGACCACGTCGTCCTCACGGGCGGCGAGCCGCTCGTCCACGACTCGGCACAAAAGCTCCTGCGGCAGCTCGACGCCCTCGGCTACCACACCACCGTCGAGACGAACGGAACGGTCGTCCCCGACGCCGAAACCCCTCTCGACCTCGCCAGCGTCAGCCCGAAACTGGCCTCGTCGACGCCCACCGTCGAGAAAGACCCGAAGGGCGAGGGCGAGTGGGCCGACCGCCACGAGGAACGTCGCATCGACATCGACGCGCTGGCAACCCTGGCCGAGCGCTACGACCGGCAGTTCAAGTTCGTCGTCACCGGTCCCGACGACATGGATGAGATCGAGTCCGTGCTCGCCGACGTCCGCGCCGCCGCCCACGTCGAGATTCCGGATACGGACGTCCTGCTCATGCCCGAGGGACAAACCCGCGAGCGGCTCGCTGAGACCAGAACTGTCGTCGCCGAACTCGCCCTCGAACACGGCTACCGCTACACCCCCCGCCTCCACGTCGACCTGTGGAACGACGCCCCCGAAACCTGA
- a CDS encoding DEAD/DEAH box helicase, which translates to MTDGDSAPNTELADDTEPADAATRSNSRADDAEAVADSAADDTDADDTETNDTDADDSKDFDFSLDRFYDAIESEGRPVMTAQQVARRLDCTQAEAMDALTTLAEGGVVTRVDVETDPVVWYPTEWEDVASRERVVLFSERREIVVDQPTQYTRAQLSQFAHLVDATGERFDSARERNRGRGYLYKIRQEDIWQAPFETLDGLLTSIRSVLPRRSPHLEEWVESQWKRAHQFVLKTHEDGYTVLEAATDNLMGNVARQKLDDDHIQAPLSDTECWVFDDAVAEIKRILYDAGYPVQDNRDLETGDPLDIDLTIELRDYQRDWVDRFEEQRSGVFVSPPGSGKTVAGIGVLAAVGGETLILVPSRELAAQWKEELLAHTTLSDDQIGEYHGGEKQIRPVTISTYQTAGMDRHRALFDSRKWGLILYDEVHHVPSRIYRRSADLQAKHRLGLSATPVREDDREKDIFTLIGPPIGTDWDKLFDAGFVQEPEVEIRYVPWTDDTSLNEWRSADGRERHMLAAMNPAKLDATERLLDAHPDSKALVFVDYLDQGKFLESELDVPFISGEMPHYRREQLFQSFRDGDIRTLVISRVGDEGIDLPDAELAIVASGLGGSRRQGAQRAGRTMRPTGSALVYVLATRGTSEEDFAQRQMRHLAEKGIRVTERDTTALHEETDPSDEVDAHEADPDNADLDEADPDEDKTALADAESDSPERSGSESQTEENTTDAENTRDN; encoded by the coding sequence ATGACTGACGGGGACAGCGCTCCCAATACTGAACTCGCCGACGACACTGAACCCGCCGACGCGGCGACTCGCTCCAACTCGCGTGCTGACGACGCCGAGGCAGTCGCGGACTCGGCTGCCGACGACACGGACGCCGACGACACGGAGACCAACGACACGGACGCCGACGACTCGAAGGACTTCGACTTCTCGCTCGACCGGTTCTACGACGCCATCGAGTCCGAAGGCCGCCCGGTGATGACCGCCCAGCAGGTCGCACGACGGCTCGACTGCACGCAGGCCGAGGCGATGGACGCCCTCACCACCCTCGCGGAGGGCGGCGTTGTCACCCGCGTCGACGTCGAGACCGACCCGGTCGTCTGGTATCCCACCGAGTGGGAGGACGTCGCCAGCCGCGAGCGGGTGGTCCTCTTCTCCGAACGCCGCGAGATCGTCGTCGACCAGCCGACCCAGTACACCCGTGCCCAGCTCTCGCAGTTCGCCCACCTCGTCGACGCGACGGGCGAGCGGTTCGACTCCGCCCGCGAGCGCAACCGCGGCCGAGGGTATCTCTACAAAATCAGACAGGAAGACATCTGGCAGGCTCCCTTCGAGACGCTGGACGGACTTCTGACGAGCATCCGGTCGGTCCTGCCGCGGCGGTCACCCCATCTCGAAGAGTGGGTCGAGTCGCAGTGGAAGCGCGCTCACCAGTTCGTCCTGAAGACGCACGAGGACGGCTACACGGTGCTCGAAGCGGCCACCGACAATCTCATGGGCAACGTCGCCCGGCAGAAACTCGACGACGACCACATCCAGGCACCTCTCTCGGACACGGAGTGTTGGGTCTTCGACGACGCTGTCGCCGAGATCAAACGTATCCTCTACGACGCGGGCTATCCCGTCCAAGACAACCGCGACCTCGAAACGGGCGACCCGCTCGATATCGACCTCACCATCGAGCTTCGCGACTACCAGCGCGACTGGGTCGACCGCTTCGAGGAGCAACGTTCCGGCGTCTTCGTCTCCCCACCCGGTTCGGGCAAGACCGTCGCCGGTATCGGCGTGCTCGCAGCCGTCGGCGGCGAGACCCTGATTCTGGTCCCGAGCCGCGAACTCGCTGCCCAGTGGAAGGAAGAACTGCTCGCGCACACGACGCTCTCCGATGACCAGATCGGCGAGTACCACGGCGGCGAGAAGCAGATTCGCCCGGTGACTATCTCGACCTACCAGACCGCCGGGATGGACCGCCACCGCGCGCTGTTCGACTCGCGGAAGTGGGGGCTCATCCTCTACGACGAGGTCCACCACGTTCCCTCGCGTATCTACCGTCGCAGTGCCGACTTGCAGGCAAAACACCGTCTCGGTCTCTCGGCGACGCCAGTGCGGGAAGACGACCGCGAGAAGGACATCTTCACGCTCATCGGCCCGCCCATCGGCACCGACTGGGACAAACTGTTCGACGCCGGCTTCGTTCAGGAACCGGAGGTCGAGATCCGTTACGTCCCGTGGACGGACGACACCTCGCTCAACGAGTGGCGGAGTGCCGACGGCCGTGAGCGGCATATGCTGGCGGCGATGAACCCCGCGAAACTCGACGCGACCGAACGGCTCCTCGATGCACATCCGGACTCGAAGGCACTCGTCTTCGTCGACTATCTCGACCAGGGGAAGTTCCTCGAATCGGAACTCGACGTTCCCTTCATCAGCGGTGAGATGCCCCACTACCGGCGCGAACAGCTGTTCCAGTCGTTCCGCGACGGCGACATCAGAACCCTAGTCATCTCCCGCGTCGGCGACGAGGGTATCGACCTGCCGGACGCCGAACTCGCCATCGTCGCCTCCGGTCTCGGCGGGTCGCGCCGCCAGGGTGCCCAGCGCGCCGGGCGGACGATGCGACCGACGGGGAGCGCGCTGGTCTACGTGCTCGCCACCCGCGGGACGAGCGAGGAGGACTTCGCCCAGCGGCAGATGCGGCATCTCGCCGAGAAGGGCATCCGCGTCACCGAGCGCGACACGACCGCGTTACACGAGGAGACGGATCCTTCTGACGAGGTGGACGCTCACGAGGCGGACCCCGACAACGCGGACCTCGACGAGGCGGACCCTGACGAGGACAAGACGGCTCTCGCCGACGCCGAGAGCGACTCTCCAGAGCGTTCCGGCAGCGAATCCCAAACCGAAGAGAACACCACGGACGCCGAGAACACACGAGACAACTGA
- a CDS encoding AIR synthase family protein: protein MSKLSPADLDRYIFSRTGAASDDLLVGPGYGEDAAAVAVDEGTMVVSTDPISLAAERIGTLGVAIASNDVAACGGVPEWLVSTILLPEPDVESLDEITRQLDAEAERLGITIVGGHTETVAGLARPLLSLTCMGPADRYVPTSGAEPGDAVLLTEGAGIEGTAVLATDFRADLEASGVDADTVDRAAGFFDDISVLPESVVLAPVATAMHDPTEGGVLNGLVELACASGVRISLAADDVPVRSETRTLCDAMGVDPMRILGSGALLATVPADAAAEAVSALDAEGIEATVVATVEESAADGASEGCVVYDGQQYTGGVRDDMYDLWE, encoded by the coding sequence ATGAGCAAACTCTCGCCCGCGGACCTCGACCGCTACATCTTCTCGCGGACGGGCGCGGCCAGCGACGACCTGCTCGTCGGTCCCGGCTACGGCGAGGACGCCGCCGCCGTCGCCGTCGACGAGGGAACGATGGTCGTCAGCACCGACCCCATCTCGCTCGCCGCCGAACGCATCGGCACGCTCGGCGTCGCCATCGCGAGCAACGACGTCGCCGCCTGCGGCGGGGTTCCCGAGTGGCTGGTGAGTACAATCCTCCTGCCCGAACCGGACGTCGAAAGCCTCGACGAGATCACGCGACAGCTCGACGCCGAAGCCGAGCGACTCGGCATCACCATCGTCGGCGGCCACACCGAGACCGTCGCCGGCCTCGCCCGGCCCTTACTTTCGCTGACGTGCATGGGACCGGCCGACCGCTACGTCCCGACGTCCGGGGCAGAACCGGGCGACGCGGTCCTTCTGACGGAGGGTGCGGGCATCGAGGGGACAGCCGTCCTCGCGACGGACTTCCGGGCGGACCTCGAAGCCAGCGGCGTCGACGCCGACACCGTCGACCGCGCGGCGGGTTTCTTCGACGACATCAGCGTCCTTCCCGAGTCTGTCGTCCTCGCACCCGTCGCCACCGCGATGCACGACCCGACGGAGGGCGGCGTGCTCAACGGACTGGTCGAACTCGCCTGTGCCTCGGGGGTCCGTATCTCGCTGGCCGCGGACGACGTCCCCGTCCGCTCCGAGACGCGGACGCTCTGTGACGCGATGGGGGTCGACCCGATGCGAATCCTCGGCTCGGGGGCGTTGCTCGCGACGGTGCCCGCCGACGCCGCGGCCGAGGCAGTCTCGGCCCTCGACGCGGAAGGAATCGAGGCGACCGTCGTCGCGACGGTCGAGGAGAGCGCGGCAGACGGTGCGAGCGAGGGCTGTGTGGTCTACGACGGCCAGCAGTACACGGGTGGCGTCCGCGACGATATGTACGACCTCTGGGAGTAG
- a CDS encoding 6-pyruvoyl trahydropterin synthase family protein, protein MTPGILEETPETTLVEGSERVLHIGRDRPIRISSGHRLMHHDGKCSRPHGHNYEISVRVVGDLTEEGWVVDKGDVTSIIDRWDHRFLLEEGDPLVDAFESAGDGDAVVLFEAPPTAEVMSVVLERRLAEELPDNVRDVSVQVSETSELCGGAF, encoded by the coding sequence ATGACTCCGGGAATACTCGAAGAAACTCCCGAGACGACGCTCGTCGAAGGGAGCGAGCGCGTCCTCCACATCGGTCGGGACCGACCCATCCGCATTAGTTCGGGCCACCGACTCATGCACCACGACGGCAAGTGTAGCAGGCCGCACGGCCACAACTACGAGATCTCCGTCCGCGTCGTCGGCGACCTCACCGAGGAGGGCTGGGTCGTCGACAAGGGTGACGTCACGAGTATCATCGACCGCTGGGACCACCGGTTCCTCCTCGAAGAGGGCGACCCGCTGGTCGACGCCTTCGAGTCGGCCGGCGACGGCGACGCCGTCGTTCTGTTCGAGGCCCCGCCGACAGCCGAGGTGATGAGCGTCGTGCTCGAACGGCGTCTCGCCGAGGAACTTCCGGACAACGTCCGCGACGTCTCGGTACAGGTGTCGGAGACGAGCGAACTCTGTGGCGGCGCGTTCTGA
- a CDS encoding SRPBCC family protein — MPTYHRQVRVDAPLAEVWDFHSRIEGLEALTPGWMNLRVEAVRGPDGEADPELLEQGAQVRMSMRPFGVGPRQTWTSRIISRDEGDEHAVFRDDMQGGPFETWVHTHEFTADGDGTVVDDTVEYDLPLGGLGDLAGPFAVVGFEPMFRYRHRETKRLLE, encoded by the coding sequence ATGCCGACCTACCACCGACAGGTGCGCGTCGACGCGCCGCTGGCCGAGGTGTGGGACTTCCACTCGCGTATCGAGGGGCTGGAGGCCCTGACGCCCGGTTGGATGAACCTCCGCGTCGAGGCCGTCCGCGGTCCCGACGGCGAGGCCGACCCCGAGCTGCTCGAACAGGGCGCGCAGGTGCGGATGTCGATGCGACCCTTCGGCGTCGGCCCGCGACAGACGTGGACGTCGCGCATCATCTCCCGTGACGAGGGCGACGAGCACGCGGTCTTCCGCGACGACATGCAGGGCGGGCCGTTCGAGACGTGGGTCCACACCCACGAGTTCACTGCCGACGGCGACGGCACCGTCGTCGACGACACCGTCGAGTACGACCTGCCGCTCGGCGGACTGGGCGACCTCGCCGGACCGTTCGCCGTCGTCGGCTTCGAGCCGATGTTCCGCTACCGCCACCGCGAGACGAAGCGGCTGCTCGAATAG
- a CDS encoding class I SAM-dependent methyltransferase, which yields MSDEKRDTAASFGGAAEDYFESAVHRESDDLRVLASWCADADRALDVATGGGHTAGAIAAAGVPNVVASDLSPEMLAVATREYPVQGALADAEDLPFADASFDAVACRIAAHHFPDPEAFVAETARVLEPGGVLAFEDNVAPADDELATFLNGVEKLRDPTHVELYSVAQWRDWFEREGLAVEAVETAAITLDFEDWTARTNVSEADKAELRRRFREAPDGAHERFSVAFDDEGDVVSFANPKALIRARKVD from the coding sequence ATGAGCGACGAGAAACGCGACACAGCTGCGAGTTTCGGCGGCGCGGCCGAGGACTACTTCGAGAGTGCCGTCCACCGCGAGAGTGACGATCTCCGGGTGCTCGCCTCGTGGTGTGCCGACGCCGACCGCGCGCTCGACGTCGCCACCGGCGGCGGCCACACCGCGGGTGCCATCGCCGCGGCGGGCGTCCCGAACGTCGTCGCGAGCGACCTCTCGCCGGAGATGCTCGCCGTGGCGACCCGCGAATATCCCGTTCAGGGAGCACTGGCCGACGCCGAAGACCTCCCCTTCGCCGACGCCTCGTTCGACGCCGTCGCCTGTCGCATCGCCGCCCACCATTTCCCCGACCCCGAAGCCTTCGTCGCGGAGACCGCCCGGGTGCTCGAACCCGGCGGCGTCCTCGCCTTCGAGGACAACGTCGCCCCCGCGGACGACGAGCTGGCGACCTTTCTCAACGGTGTCGAGAAACTGCGGGACCCGACGCACGTCGAACTCTACTCGGTCGCGCAGTGGCGCGACTGGTTCGAGCGCGAGGGACTCGCAGTCGAGGCGGTCGAGACGGCGGCCATCACCCTCGACTTCGAGGACTGGACGGCACGGACGAACGTCTCCGAGGCGGATAAAGCCGAACTCCGCCGTCGCTTCCGCGAGGCACCCGACGGCGCACACGAGCGGTTCTCGGTCGCCTTCGACGACGAGGGAGACGTCGTGTCGTTCGCTAACCCGAAGGCACTGATTCGGGCGCGGAAGGTCGACTAA
- a CDS encoding DMT family transporter has translation MSSLSTRLDHPTAPLVGLAVAVLAVSTSAILVTWSEAPSLVKAFYRVLFTTLLLAPFAFSRHAGDFARIRRRDVLVAVASGVALALHFATWFESLNWTTVAASVTLVQAQPLFVAVGAWALLDERVTGRTVVGILVAVAGMVVMSVGDLLSGVAVAAPRPLYGNALAVVGAVTAAGYVLAGRSLRQRIALLPYVTVVYSVCALVLLVLTVAEGHALLGYPLREWLLFLGMAVGPGLFGHTVINWALAHLESSVVSVSLLGEPVGSTLLALVLLGQVPTLATVVGGAVVLGGIYVTAGSRNEPSPPERSPSTEVSGES, from the coding sequence GTGTCGTCGCTCTCGACTCGGCTTGACCATCCGACCGCCCCGCTCGTCGGTCTCGCCGTCGCGGTCCTCGCGGTGAGCACGAGTGCCATCCTCGTCACGTGGAGCGAGGCTCCGAGCCTCGTCAAGGCCTTCTACCGCGTGCTCTTCACGACGCTCCTCCTCGCGCCCTTTGCGTTCTCCCGGCACGCGGGCGACTTCGCCCGCATCCGGCGACGCGACGTGCTCGTCGCCGTCGCCTCGGGTGTCGCGCTCGCACTGCACTTCGCGACGTGGTTCGAGAGCCTCAACTGGACCACCGTCGCCGCGAGCGTGACGCTCGTGCAGGCCCAGCCGCTCTTCGTCGCCGTCGGCGCGTGGGCACTGCTCGACGAGCGCGTGACGGGCCGCACCGTCGTCGGCATCCTCGTCGCCGTCGCCGGGATGGTCGTCATGTCCGTCGGCGACCTGCTCTCCGGTGTCGCCGTCGCCGCCCCCCGACCGCTCTACGGCAACGCCCTCGCCGTCGTCGGCGCGGTCACCGCCGCGGGCTACGTGCTCGCGGGGCGGTCGCTCCGCCAGCGGATCGCGCTCCTCCCCTACGTCACGGTCGTCTACAGCGTCTGCGCGCTCGTCCTCCTCGTGCTCACCGTCGCCGAAGGCCACGCCCTGCTCGGCTATCCACTCCGGGAGTGGCTGCTCTTTCTCGGCATGGCGGTCGGACCGGGGCTGTTCGGCCACACGGTCATCAACTGGGCACTCGCCCATCTCGAATCCAGCGTCGTCAGCGTCTCGCTGCTCGGCGAGCCGGTCGGCAGCACGTTGCTCGCGCTCGTCCTCCTCGGGCAGGTCCCCACGCTCGCGACCGTCGTCGGCGGCGCGGTCGTCCTCGGCGGCATCTACGTGACTGCGGGCAGTCGGAACGAGCCGTCTCCCCCGGAGCGCTCGCCGTCGACGGAGGTCTCGGGGGAGAGTTGA
- a CDS encoding DMT family transporter: MSDRTGVGLVLLSATGFGTLGIFGKLAADAGLSIPTVLAFRFLVATAAVWGWLGLRGDLRVLTGRNLAVGLGLGALGYAAVSGLYFWGLAYLTAGLAGIVLFTYPVVVVGLAVVALDERVTRRTVAALGLALGGVVLITGGDAAGVDLRGVAVVLGAAVVYAGYITVSRTALETVDSPTLTAHVVPAAAVSFLGYGSLTGTLSLPTGVTEWALVVGVGLVATAVPIFTFFAGMRRIGASRASIVSTVEPAMTLVLGAALLGEPVTSVTVVGGLLVVTGVVLVESETETETKTEPEPESESESESEPAA; this comes from the coding sequence ATGAGCGACCGGACGGGAGTCGGCTTGGTGCTCCTCTCGGCGACGGGCTTCGGGACGCTCGGCATCTTCGGCAAGCTCGCCGCCGACGCCGGGCTGTCGATTCCGACCGTCCTCGCCTTCCGCTTTCTCGTGGCCACGGCCGCCGTCTGGGGCTGGCTCGGGCTGCGTGGTGACCTCCGAGTCCTGACGGGCCGGAACCTCGCGGTCGGTCTCGGTCTCGGCGCGCTCGGTTACGCCGCCGTCAGCGGGCTGTACTTCTGGGGCTTGGCGTATCTGACAGCCGGCCTCGCGGGCATCGTCCTCTTCACCTATCCCGTCGTAGTCGTCGGTCTCGCCGTCGTCGCGCTCGACGAACGGGTGACCCGCCGGACGGTCGCCGCGCTGGGGCTGGCACTGGGTGGCGTCGTGCTCATCACTGGCGGCGACGCCGCCGGGGTCGATCTGCGGGGCGTCGCGGTGGTCCTCGGTGCAGCCGTCGTCTACGCAGGCTACATCACCGTCAGTCGGACAGCCCTCGAGACGGTCGACTCGCCGACGCTCACGGCCCACGTCGTCCCCGCGGCCGCCGTGAGTTTTCTCGGGTACGGGAGCCTCACGGGGACGCTCTCACTCCCGACAGGAGTGACCGAGTGGGCACTCGTCGTCGGCGTCGGCCTCGTTGCGACCGCGGTGCCCATCTTCACTTTCTTCGCCGGGATGCGCCGTATCGGCGCGAGTCGGGCAAGCATCGTCAGCACCGTCGAACCGGCGATGACGCTCGTGCTCGGTGCCGCGCTGCTCGGCGAGCCGGTGACGTCCGTGACCGTCGTGGGCGGCCTGCTCGTCGTCACGGGCGTCGTGCTGGTGGAGTCCGAGACCGAGACTGAGACCAAGACCGAACCCGAACCTGAATCTGAATCTGAGTCTGAATCCGAACCCGCGGCTTAG
- a CDS encoding pyridoxal-phosphate-dependent aminotransferase family protein, producing the protein MQMTPGPTAVPSRVRERMSEPMPNPDVEQAFFDTYDDVCENLQRVYDTDDDVIVMGGEGILGLEAAIASTVAPGDEVLCVSNGLYGDGFADFVESYGGEPTLVGADYTDPLDVAGVEAALEDGDYKLATMVHCETPTGTLNDIEPVLERCHEHDVLTVVDAVSSLGGTPVPSEHIDINLGASQKAFSSPPGLTTVAVSDRAWDVAEERDPTSLYTNLLPWRDTSEMFPYTHLVANVAALDESLTMLHEEGVESVYDRHEQAAERCRERGAELGLDLYPDPERSAPTVTAFHLPGEAKAVQEELAGEHDVVLSTGLADLADDILRVGHMGYNADVEKVDHVMDALATVLGK; encoded by the coding sequence ATGCAGATGACACCCGGCCCGACGGCGGTGCCGTCGCGGGTCCGCGAGCGGATGAGCGAACCGATGCCGAACCCTGACGTCGAACAGGCCTTCTTCGATACCTACGACGACGTCTGCGAGAACCTCCAGCGCGTCTACGACACCGACGACGACGTCATCGTCATGGGCGGAGAGGGCATCCTCGGTCTCGAAGCCGCCATTGCCTCGACCGTCGCTCCGGGCGACGAGGTGCTGTGTGTCTCGAACGGTCTCTACGGCGATGGTTTCGCCGACTTCGTCGAGAGCTACGGCGGCGAACCGACGCTCGTCGGCGCGGACTATACCGACCCACTGGACGTGGCGGGCGTCGAGGCAGCACTCGAAGACGGCGACTACAAGCTCGCCACGATGGTCCACTGCGAGACGCCGACGGGAACGCTCAACGACATCGAACCGGTGCTCGAACGCTGTCACGAGCACGACGTACTGACCGTCGTCGACGCCGTCTCCTCGCTGGGCGGGACGCCCGTTCCGAGCGAACACATCGACATCAACCTCGGAGCCTCCCAGAAGGCGTTCAGTTCGCCGCCGGGGCTGACGACCGTCGCCGTCAGCGACCGCGCGTGGGACGTCGCCGAGGAGCGCGACCCGACGTCGCTCTACACGAACCTCCTGCCCTGGAGAGACACGAGCGAGATGTTCCCCTACACGCATCTCGTCGCCAACGTCGCCGCGCTTGACGAGTCGCTGACGATGCTCCACGAGGAGGGCGTCGAGTCGGTCTACGACCGCCACGAGCAGGCGGCCGAACGCTGTCGCGAGCGCGGCGCGGAGCTGGGACTCGACCTCTACCCCGACCCCGAGCGGAGCGCGCCGACGGTGACGGCGTTCCATCTGCCGGGCGAGGCGAAGGCGGTCCAGGAGGAACTGGCCGGGGAGCACGACGTCGTCCTATCGACGGGGCTGGCGGACCTCGCGGACGACATCCTCCGGGTGGGCCACATGGGCTACAACGCCGACGTCGAGAAGGTCGACCACGTCATGGACGCGCTGGCGACGGTGCTCGGGAAGTAG
- a CDS encoding 2Fe-2S iron-sulfur cluster-binding protein, which translates to MSESDGSSGDESTVTVTVVDGDTTTALTATRGTVLRDLLLDHGLSPYSALTERLNCGGRGLCATCGVRLHDGPEADHWHDRLADRFGYPRLSCQVTIDGDMTVRLVEDKRVWGGRE; encoded by the coding sequence ATGAGCGAGTCAGACGGGTCTTCGGGCGACGAGTCGACGGTGACGGTCACCGTCGTCGACGGCGACACGACGACCGCCCTCACCGCGACCCGTGGGACGGTCCTCCGTGACCTCCTGCTCGACCACGGACTCTCGCCGTATTCGGCACTCACCGAGCGGCTCAACTGTGGAGGTCGGGGGCTGTGTGCCACCTGCGGCGTTCGTCTCCACGACGGGCCGGAAGCCGACCACTGGCACGACCGCCTCGCCGACCGCTTCGGCTATCCGCGGCTCTCCTGTCAGGTGACTATCGACGGCGACATGACGGTCAGGCTCGTCGAAGACAAGCGTGTCTGGGGCGGCCGCGAGTAG